Proteins from a genomic interval of Fibrobacter sp.:
- a CDS encoding ion transporter, with protein MNHIVESKWFQLTVMLFITVNAIVLGLETIPTVMDSCGKILDVIDSACLGVFAIEIIIRIIAGRSRFFVSAWNWFDVLVVAISFIPVTGCVSSLRVVRLLKQFRAMRLVSSVKTMQVIVNAIFKSIPSLGYAGLLMLVTLYIYSVIGVNLYADVVYDDIQPFADIGTAMLTLIITTTFEGWGDLLRGLMAVHPYAWIYLISFIVISALIMLNIVVGIVVNFVSESYEAKNENNTMDVQKELAVVQEHLDNVKRALNISKN; from the coding sequence TTCAGTTAACCGTAATGCTCTTCATTACGGTTAACGCCATTGTCCTAGGTTTAGAAACGATTCCTACGGTAATGGATTCTTGTGGAAAAATTCTTGATGTCATAGATTCCGCTTGCTTGGGAGTCTTTGCCATAGAAATCATTATAAGAATCATTGCTGGACGAAGTCGTTTTTTCGTATCTGCGTGGAACTGGTTTGATGTTTTAGTTGTCGCAATATCGTTTATTCCCGTTACGGGGTGTGTCTCAAGTCTTCGTGTTGTTCGTTTGCTGAAACAATTTCGGGCAATGAGATTGGTTAGCTCGGTAAAAACAATGCAGGTTATCGTAAACGCAATATTCAAAAGCATTCCGAGTCTAGGATATGCAGGATTGTTAATGCTGGTAACCTTGTACATTTACTCTGTAATAGGAGTGAATCTTTATGCGGATGTTGTCTATGATGATATTCAACCGTTTGCTGATATAGGAACTGCAATGTTGACCTTGATAATTACCACAACTTTTGAAGGTTGGGGTGATTTGTTACGTGGGTTGATGGCCGTGCATCCTTACGCATGGATTTACTTGATTAGTTTCATTGTGATATCGGCGCTTATTATGCTCAATATTGTTGTTGGCATTGTTGTGAATTTTGTCAGCGAATCATATGAAGCGAAAAACGAAAACAATACTATGGATGTACAAAAGGAACTTGCAGTTGTTCAGGAACACTTGGATAATGTGAAACGGGCCCTAAACATAAGCAAAAACTAA
- a CDS encoding nucleotidyl transferase AbiEii/AbiGii toxin family protein, which yields MNTKNLGHSIREKLLNIAKSQNTDYQVILIRYFHERFLFRLSQSKYRELFCLKGGALLYAYEKFLARPTMDVDFRADKINNDINIICEAVAEICKIVCPEDGVVFDDRNITSEIITEFKDYHGVRIHLNAKLQSISQNISMDFGFGDEIYPSPNVISYPNLLEDMPCAKISTYPLESVIAEKFQCIVDLAGRNTRMKDYFDIYRILKNHPVNESSLSEAIRRTFENRGTIRNPENEVFQEDFATNPTLNKLWASFLRKIKWKEDLPFLDVWSLIRQKLIDIN from the coding sequence GTGAATACGAAGAATCTGGGACATTCCATTCGTGAGAAATTGCTCAACATCGCAAAATCGCAAAACACAGATTACCAGGTCATCTTGATTCGGTATTTCCATGAACGTTTCCTATTCAGGCTCTCCCAAAGCAAATACCGTGAACTTTTCTGCTTAAAGGGAGGCGCGTTACTTTACGCATACGAAAAGTTCTTGGCAAGGCCCACCATGGATGTAGATTTTCGTGCAGATAAAATCAATAACGACATAAACATTATTTGCGAGGCTGTGGCAGAAATTTGCAAAATAGTCTGCCCGGAAGACGGCGTTGTTTTTGACGACAGGAATATAACCAGCGAAATCATCACAGAATTCAAGGATTATCACGGAGTCAGAATTCATCTAAACGCGAAGCTGCAATCGATCAGTCAAAACATCTCTATGGATTTTGGATTCGGCGACGAAATATATCCGTCACCCAATGTGATTAGTTATCCTAATCTTTTGGAAGATATGCCCTGCGCGAAAATCAGCACCTACCCACTTGAATCTGTAATTGCAGAAAAGTTCCAATGCATTGTCGACCTTGCCGGTAGAAATACACGAATGAAGGACTATTTTGACATTTACAGGATTTTGAAGAACCATCCCGTAAATGAAAGTTCACTTTCAGAAGCCATTCGTCGGACCTTTGAAAATCGCGGAACAATTCGCAATCCCGAGAACGAAGTGTTCCAAGAGGATTTCGCAACGAACCCAACATTAAACAAACTATGGGCTTCATTTCTCCGAAAAATCAAGTGGAAGGAAGACCTGCCATTTTTAGACGTTTGGTCGTTGATTCGACAGAAGCTAATAGACATAAATTAA